Proteins from one Paenibacillus amylolyticus genomic window:
- a CDS encoding YqkE family protein: protein MAKSKKRPPAPKAAVAQDKPTTLKDLLSSEVLEKLKAQADEAKAAEAALQEQERQQAEEARQAEQKRRDNDFEYLLNNSAMDWKKHK, encoded by the coding sequence ATGGCAAAATCCAAAAAACGCCCCCCTGCCCCTAAAGCAGCAGTAGCGCAGGATAAACCTACAACACTGAAAGATCTGCTTAGCAGTGAGGTGCTGGAGAAGCTGAAAGCTCAGGCAGATGAGGCGAAGGCTGCCGAGGCGGCACTTCAAGAGCAGGAACGTCAGCAAGCAGAAGAAGCTCGCCAAGCGGAGCAGAAGCGCCGGGATAACGACTTCGAATATCTGCTGAATAACAGCGCTATGGACTGGAAAAAACATAAGTAA
- a CDS encoding SDR family NAD(P)-dependent oxidoreductase has translation MTEQRLEGKVAIVTGGGSGIGQATAIRFAEHGAKVCMLDRTPETAEETKQMIEKAGGEAYVIECDISKPDNVQKAINQAAAEAGKLDIIFANAGINGTMAPIETMEVEDWDQTMEINMRGTFATVKYAIPHLKEHGGSIIITSSINGNRVFSGIGFSAYASSKAGQTAFTKMAALELARYKIRVNAVCPGAIDTNIDDNTYPSDDLKELQIPVEFPEGHEHPLKGEPGTSKQVANLVLFLASDEASHVTGTRIYVDGAESLLRG, from the coding sequence ATGACTGAACAACGTTTGGAAGGAAAAGTCGCGATTGTAACTGGAGGTGGATCGGGTATCGGTCAGGCTACCGCTATTCGTTTCGCCGAGCATGGAGCCAAAGTGTGCATGCTGGATCGTACACCCGAAACTGCAGAGGAAACAAAGCAGATGATTGAAAAGGCTGGCGGAGAAGCGTATGTGATCGAATGTGATATCTCCAAACCGGACAATGTGCAGAAGGCGATCAATCAGGCCGCGGCTGAGGCGGGTAAATTGGATATCATATTTGCCAATGCCGGCATTAACGGAACGATGGCCCCGATTGAAACGATGGAAGTGGAGGACTGGGATCAGACGATGGAGATCAATATGCGCGGAACGTTCGCAACCGTCAAATATGCCATCCCCCATCTGAAAGAACATGGTGGCAGCATTATTATCACCAGTTCCATCAACGGTAACCGGGTCTTTTCAGGAATTGGATTTTCTGCATACGCTTCCAGCAAGGCAGGACAAACTGCGTTTACGAAGATGGCTGCTCTGGAGCTGGCCCGTTATAAAATCCGTGTAAACGCTGTCTGCCCGGGAGCCATTGATACCAACATTGATGATAACACCTACCCGTCCGATGATCTGAAAGAATTACAGATTCCTGTTGAATTCCCTGAGGGTCATGAACATCCACTTAAGGGCGAACCTGGAACGTCGAAACAAGTGGCGAACCTCGTTCTGTTCCTCGCTTCGGATGAAGCTTCTCATGTTACAGGTACACGAATTTACGTGGATGGTGCAGAATCTCTGCTCCGTGGTTAA
- a CDS encoding MFS transporter: MNFSWKRNLIILWIGVFFCSTAYSISIPFLPLFLSADLGVRDHLELWSGLAFGITFLASALVSPFWGSLADKYGRKPMLIRSGYSLAVLYFINYFVQDPYSLIVVRLFQGLLAGFVPAAIALVGTNTPEEKTGYALGIMSTAGATGGIIGPLIGGVVSHYYGNRNAFLFSAIVVLVSAIIATFWVKEENFNRNKARSHVMDDIREARANRVFMTVLGMMGICTFSVMILEPLLTVYVMEMGVQPNHASLSSGIIFSAVGVATVMMAPRWGKIGTRIGYGKVLIIGLVGGAVGNLLQFFTTGYIAFGILRFVYGLFFAAVYPAINAMIVQATASSFRGRAFSLNQSAAQIGTMAGPIIGGVLGGWLPIRWIFIINGLALIITAIVAKWSGLDHKLPGAGKVSAKR; this comes from the coding sequence ATGAACTTCTCGTGGAAGCGAAATCTGATCATATTGTGGATTGGTGTATTTTTTTGCAGCACGGCATATTCCATCTCAATTCCATTTCTGCCCCTGTTTCTAAGTGCTGACTTGGGGGTTCGTGATCACTTGGAGTTATGGTCCGGACTTGCCTTCGGCATTACATTTCTCGCGAGTGCGCTTGTGTCTCCGTTCTGGGGTTCGCTCGCTGATAAATACGGTCGCAAGCCCATGCTGATTCGGTCGGGATACAGCCTTGCCGTCTTGTATTTCATCAATTATTTCGTGCAGGACCCCTATTCGCTCATTGTTGTTCGACTGTTTCAGGGTCTGCTTGCAGGGTTTGTTCCAGCAGCGATTGCCCTGGTAGGTACGAATACACCTGAAGAGAAGACCGGTTATGCACTGGGGATTATGTCTACTGCAGGGGCCACTGGTGGTATTATTGGACCGTTAATTGGTGGCGTGGTGAGTCACTATTATGGCAACCGGAATGCATTTTTGTTTTCGGCCATTGTTGTATTAGTATCAGCGATCATCGCAACCTTTTGGGTAAAAGAAGAGAACTTCAATCGGAATAAAGCTCGTTCCCATGTCATGGATGATATTCGTGAAGCGAGAGCGAATCGTGTGTTTATGACGGTGCTTGGCATGATGGGCATATGTACGTTCTCCGTTATGATTCTGGAGCCGCTATTGACGGTCTATGTGATGGAGATGGGTGTTCAGCCGAATCATGCCTCACTCAGTTCGGGTATTATTTTCTCAGCGGTGGGTGTAGCGACAGTTATGATGGCACCGCGTTGGGGCAAGATTGGTACAAGAATTGGATATGGTAAAGTGCTGATCATTGGACTGGTCGGCGGAGCTGTAGGGAATCTTCTGCAATTCTTTACAACAGGTTATATCGCCTTTGGTATTTTGCGATTTGTGTATGGTTTATTCTTTGCGGCTGTATATCCGGCCATTAACGCCATGATTGTGCAGGCTACCGCATCGAGTTTCAGGGGAAGAGCCTTTAGTCTGAATCAGTCCGCGGCCCAGATCGGGACCATGGCTGGACCGATTATTGGCGGGGTTCTCGGTGGCTGGCTGCCGATACGCTGGATTTTTATCATTAATGGACTTGCACTGATCATTACTGCGATTGTAGCAAAGTGGTCGGGATTGGATCACAAACTGCCTGGAGCAGGTAAGGTTTCCGCAAAGCGATGA
- a CDS encoding peptidylprolyl isomerase, whose amino-acid sequence MSLRWKKTTAVSLVLAMLLIVISGCGRPASSAEQTPVPAAPEGPNPVATIEMQDGQKIVIELYPEIAPNTVYNFISLANKGFYDGLIFHRVIPGFMIQGGDPEGNGSGGPGYTIKGEFTSNGHKNHLNHTRGIISMARKSDNLDSAGSQFFIMLADADYLDNSYATFGKVTGGMEVVDGIAAQEIGEADKPVTDQVMKKVTVDTHGLEYPEPVKMP is encoded by the coding sequence ATGTCTTTACGGTGGAAAAAAACAACCGCAGTATCGCTCGTTCTTGCGATGCTGCTTATCGTCATTAGTGGTTGCGGACGCCCTGCGTCCAGTGCCGAGCAAACGCCGGTGCCAGCCGCACCTGAAGGTCCAAACCCTGTGGCAACCATTGAGATGCAGGATGGTCAAAAGATCGTTATTGAGCTCTATCCGGAGATTGCGCCCAACACGGTGTATAATTTCATCTCCCTTGCGAATAAAGGGTTCTATGACGGCCTGATCTTTCACCGGGTCATTCCGGGCTTTATGATTCAGGGTGGAGATCCGGAGGGTAACGGTTCGGGCGGCCCAGGTTATACAATCAAAGGGGAATTCACATCCAATGGTCATAAAAACCACCTGAATCATACTCGGGGAATCATATCGATGGCACGTAAATCGGATAATCTGGATTCCGCAGGCTCCCAATTCTTCATCATGTTAGCGGATGCCGATTACCTGGATAATTCATATGCCACTTTTGGTAAAGTGACCGGAGGTATGGAAGTTGTCGATGGAATTGCAGCTCAGGAAATTGGTGAAGCTGATAAACCCGTTACGGATCAAGTCATGAAAAAGGTTACGGTCGATACCCATGGTCTGGAATATCCGGAACCGGTAAAAATGCCTTAA
- a CDS encoding stalk domain-containing protein, with the protein MKKKVVLGLMVGTLTLGIGTGALAATGLEQIKAYLNSKITLKLNGETVTAKDANGKTVLPITYNGTTYLPVRAVGTLLGTEINYDSATSSVLIGGTNGSAPVTSGKVTLSALGTSVLGSTAWHTKDPKDTTYKGKDYKDVYLHNDPSKQGTTSRLIRVKSILRYTWNLPR; encoded by the coding sequence ATGAAGAAGAAAGTTGTACTGGGTTTGATGGTGGGCACATTAACGCTTGGGATCGGGACAGGTGCGCTTGCAGCAACAGGGTTGGAGCAGATCAAAGCGTATTTGAATAGCAAAATCACGTTGAAACTGAATGGTGAGACCGTGACAGCGAAGGATGCTAACGGCAAGACCGTATTGCCGATCACGTATAACGGAACAACGTATTTGCCAGTTCGTGCGGTTGGAACACTGCTTGGAACTGAAATCAATTATGACAGTGCAACTTCATCCGTCCTGATCGGTGGAACGAATGGATCCGCGCCCGTAACCAGCGGAAAGGTAACGCTGAGTGCACTTGGAACATCCGTACTGGGATCTACCGCATGGCACACCAAAGATCCTAAGGATACCACATATAAAGGCAAGGATTACAAGGATGTTTATCTGCATAATGATCCTTCAAAACAGGGGACGACATCCAGATTAATACGGGTAAAAAGTATTCTTCGCTACACTTGGAACTTGCCGCGCTAA
- a CDS encoding ring-cleaving dioxygenase: protein MQIKGLHHVSALTAHADQNYRFYTNVMGLRLIKKTVNQDDVSVYHLFYGDEKGNPGTELTFFEIPMAGQTREGVNSISATSLRVPNDAALTYWQQRFDEFEVPHGEIVERGGRATLSFTDFEGQRLILVSDENNAGVAGGKPWDQSPVPAEYGIVGLGPIHLTVEDASLTAPVLTELLGFRAKGSYPAFTPGQPDVLVFESGEGGSGSEVHVEERNDLAQERPGRGSVHHVAFRVDNEEELKQWVERVHNFQFPNSGFVDRFYFRSLYFREANGILFELATDGPGFDTDEEMEHLGESLALPPFLEGRRAEIEANLKPLDTVIR from the coding sequence ATGCAAATCAAAGGACTTCACCACGTATCCGCGCTAACCGCACATGCCGATCAGAACTATCGTTTCTACACCAATGTCATGGGTCTGCGCCTGATCAAAAAAACTGTCAACCAGGATGATGTGTCCGTCTACCATCTCTTCTATGGCGATGAGAAAGGCAATCCAGGTACAGAACTTACCTTCTTCGAGATTCCGATGGCTGGACAGACTCGTGAAGGTGTGAACAGCATCTCGGCAACGTCACTGCGTGTTCCAAATGATGCGGCACTTACGTACTGGCAGCAACGTTTTGACGAATTCGAAGTACCGCATGGAGAGATTGTGGAACGCGGTGGTCGTGCCACGCTCTCGTTCACAGACTTTGAAGGACAACGTCTGATTCTGGTCTCGGATGAAAACAATGCAGGTGTCGCCGGGGGTAAACCATGGGATCAGAGCCCGGTGCCTGCCGAGTATGGCATTGTTGGTCTTGGTCCCATCCATCTTACGGTAGAAGATGCTTCCCTTACCGCTCCGGTTCTTACCGAACTGCTTGGTTTCAGAGCGAAAGGAAGTTACCCTGCCTTTACTCCCGGTCAGCCTGATGTACTCGTTTTTGAATCTGGTGAGGGTGGTAGCGGCTCCGAGGTACATGTTGAGGAACGTAATGACCTTGCCCAAGAACGTCCTGGACGTGGCAGCGTACACCACGTTGCTTTCCGTGTGGATAATGAGGAAGAACTGAAACAATGGGTGGAACGGGTCCATAACTTCCAATTCCCGAACTCCGGTTTTGTAGATCGTTTCTACTTCCGCTCCCTGTATTTCCGTGAAGCAAACGGTATTCTGTTTGAGCTTGCAACCGACGGTCCGGGATTTGATACAGACGAAGAAATGGAGCATCTGGGAGAATCGCTTGCCTTGCCTCCATTCCTCGAAGGTCGCCGCGCTGAGATTGAAGCGAACCTGAAACCACTGGATACCGTGATCCGCTAA
- a CDS encoding TIGR02206 family membrane protein: MVYPPWLDPYDAEPFILFSTSHIVTISFITALIVLMFLLRHQLQSWSERARRILRIVLACVMFGCEIVLQLWYLYGGVWSLQTSLPLELCSLSLLLSALVLLTRSRLLHSALLFAGIAGALMAILTPNLGYGYAHFRFIQFFVAHACIILALLYMTWVEQLGPGWRSVAGSMIFVNVAALIVYVVDVLLDANYMFLRYKPSTPSVLDMLGPYPVYILGEEILALVLFSLMYIVLFAIPDRLKHRVKKGKAPRYRCIPCSWRLVVLYYYRRLINKTSRSNLTGSDLLRDILASLPLNGASFILIY, from the coding sequence ATGGTGTATCCACCATGGCTGGACCCGTATGATGCAGAGCCATTTATTCTGTTCTCCACTTCACATATCGTAACCATTAGTTTCATTACAGCATTGATTGTACTGATGTTTTTGCTTCGACACCAGCTTCAATCCTGGTCTGAGAGGGCACGCCGTATACTGCGGATCGTTCTCGCCTGTGTCATGTTCGGCTGTGAAATCGTGTTACAGCTCTGGTACCTCTATGGCGGTGTATGGAGCCTGCAGACGTCATTGCCACTCGAACTATGCAGTTTGTCACTATTATTATCGGCATTGGTACTACTGACACGCAGTCGACTGTTACATTCAGCACTGCTGTTTGCAGGCATTGCGGGAGCTCTGATGGCGATCCTTACTCCCAATCTCGGTTATGGTTATGCACATTTTCGATTCATTCAATTTTTCGTCGCTCATGCCTGTATCATCCTGGCTCTACTTTACATGACCTGGGTGGAACAGCTGGGACCTGGCTGGAGATCTGTCGCAGGTTCGATGATATTTGTGAATGTCGCAGCACTAATCGTATACGTTGTAGATGTCCTGCTTGACGCGAATTACATGTTCTTGAGATATAAACCAAGTACACCCTCGGTGCTTGATATGTTAGGTCCGTATCCCGTGTATATTCTTGGGGAAGAGATCCTTGCGCTCGTCTTGTTCTCGCTGATGTACATCGTGCTCTTTGCCATTCCAGACCGGTTGAAGCATCGTGTGAAAAAGGGGAAAGCTCCGCGGTATAGATGTATACCCTGTAGCTGGCGTCTGGTCGTGTTGTATTACTATAGACGTCTTATAAATAAAACATCCCGCAGTAATCTGACCGGATCAGATCTTTTGCGGGATATTTTAGCGTCGTTGCCCCTGAATGGGGCCAGCTTTATATTGATATATTAA